The Glycine soja cultivar W05 chromosome 6, ASM419377v2, whole genome shotgun sequence genome has a window encoding:
- the LOC114415681 gene encoding WRKY transcription factor 55-like isoform X2, with the protein MMEEVINSIRRACVLAQNLEQDLPNLANQPAMMSLSIDQITEAFSGAKEKMLQFSRQNQTSDESPPTLVHETTQLQPQMDATLMQEWLRSSHALTMDQLFQMHQFHAARSTLQIGEMGGRDGEDNFERNKGPEEMQGINESSSRPRRSREANQEKRKVMVPAPQFGNTEMPPEDGFTWRKYGQKEILGSKFPRSYYRCTHQKLYECQAKKQVQRLDQNPNIFEVTYRGDHTCHMSSTALSSVPLQQLLVDITQNNSNTISSQLSPTMNLSLHPGGGSGTAASSGGASASRFGGDYPVVDMADAMFNSRSSSNNSMEFLFSPEDKSDPKIE; encoded by the exons ATGATGGAAGAGGTAATAAATTCGATTCGACGCGCTTGTGTATTGGCCCAAAACCTTGAACAAGACCTACCCAACTTGGCGAACCAACCAGCTATGATGTCCTTGTCCATTGATCAGATAACTGAGGCTTTCAGTGGTGCCAAggaaaagatgttacaattttCCCGACAGAACCAAACTTCGGACGAATCTCCTCCAACGTTGGTTCATGAAACGACACAGCTGCAACCTCAGATGGATGCTACTCTAATGCAGGAATGGCTAAGGTCTAGTCATGCACTAACAATGGATCAGTTGTTTCAAATGCATCAGTTTCATGCTGCAAGGAGTACCCTTCAGATTGGTGAAATGGGAGGGAGAGATGGGGAAGAtaattttgagagaaacaagGGACCTGAAGAAATGCAAGGAATCAACGAATCTTCATCACGACCACGAAGAAG CAGGGAAGCTAATCAAGAGAAGAGAAAAGTGATGGTTCCTGCCCCACAGTTTGGAAACACAGAGATGCCACCGGAGGATGGCTTCACTTGGAGGAAATATGGCCAGAAAGAAATACTTGGCTCCAAGTTCCCAAG GAGTTACTACAGGTGCACACACCAAAAGTTATATGAATGCCAAGCCAAGAAGCAAGTGCAAAGACTTGATCAAAACCCTAACATATTCGAAGTAACATATAGAGGAGACCACACTTGCCACATGTCCTCCACAGCATTATCATCAGTTCCACTTCAACAACTACTTGTGGACATAACACAAAATAACAGTAACACCATTTCCTCCCAATTGTCTCCGACAATGAACCTCAGCCTCCACCCTGGTGGCGGCAGTGGCACTGCTGCCAGCAGTGGTGGAGCCTCCGCTTCAAGATTCGGTGGTGATTATCCTGTGGTGGATATGGCTGATGCTATGTTCAACTCTCGTAGCAGCAGTAATAACAGCATGGAATTTCTCTTCTCTCCCGAAGATAAAAGTGATCCAAAAATTGAATAG
- the LOC114415681 gene encoding WRKY transcription factor 55-like isoform X1 → MMEEVINSIRRACVLAQNLEQDLPNLANQPAMMSLSIDQITEAFSGAKEKMLQFSRQNQTSDESPPTLVHETTQLQPQMDATLMQEWLRSSHALTMDQLFQMHQFHAARSTLQIGEMGGRDGEDNFERNKGPEEMQGINESSSRPRRRSREANQEKRKVMVPAPQFGNTEMPPEDGFTWRKYGQKEILGSKFPRSYYRCTHQKLYECQAKKQVQRLDQNPNIFEVTYRGDHTCHMSSTALSSVPLQQLLVDITQNNSNTISSQLSPTMNLSLHPGGGSGTAASSGGASASRFGGDYPVVDMADAMFNSRSSSNNSMEFLFSPEDKSDPKIE, encoded by the exons ATGATGGAAGAGGTAATAAATTCGATTCGACGCGCTTGTGTATTGGCCCAAAACCTTGAACAAGACCTACCCAACTTGGCGAACCAACCAGCTATGATGTCCTTGTCCATTGATCAGATAACTGAGGCTTTCAGTGGTGCCAAggaaaagatgttacaattttCCCGACAGAACCAAACTTCGGACGAATCTCCTCCAACGTTGGTTCATGAAACGACACAGCTGCAACCTCAGATGGATGCTACTCTAATGCAGGAATGGCTAAGGTCTAGTCATGCACTAACAATGGATCAGTTGTTTCAAATGCATCAGTTTCATGCTGCAAGGAGTACCCTTCAGATTGGTGAAATGGGAGGGAGAGATGGGGAAGAtaattttgagagaaacaagGGACCTGAAGAAATGCAAGGAATCAACGAATCTTCATCACGACCACGAAGAAG AAGCAGGGAAGCTAATCAAGAGAAGAGAAAAGTGATGGTTCCTGCCCCACAGTTTGGAAACACAGAGATGCCACCGGAGGATGGCTTCACTTGGAGGAAATATGGCCAGAAAGAAATACTTGGCTCCAAGTTCCCAAG GAGTTACTACAGGTGCACACACCAAAAGTTATATGAATGCCAAGCCAAGAAGCAAGTGCAAAGACTTGATCAAAACCCTAACATATTCGAAGTAACATATAGAGGAGACCACACTTGCCACATGTCCTCCACAGCATTATCATCAGTTCCACTTCAACAACTACTTGTGGACATAACACAAAATAACAGTAACACCATTTCCTCCCAATTGTCTCCGACAATGAACCTCAGCCTCCACCCTGGTGGCGGCAGTGGCACTGCTGCCAGCAGTGGTGGAGCCTCCGCTTCAAGATTCGGTGGTGATTATCCTGTGGTGGATATGGCTGATGCTATGTTCAACTCTCGTAGCAGCAGTAATAACAGCATGGAATTTCTCTTCTCTCCCGAAGATAAAAGTGATCCAAAAATTGAATAG
- the LOC114415681 gene encoding WRKY transcription factor 55-like isoform X3 has protein sequence MMEEVINSIRRACVLAQNLEQDLPNLANQPAMMSLSIDQITEAFSGAKEKMLQFSRQNQTSDESPPTLVHETTQLQPQMDATLMQEWLRSSHALTMDQLFQMHQFHAARSTLQIGEMGGRDGEDNFERNKGPEEMQGINESSSRPRRREANQEKRKVMVPAPQFGNTEMPPEDGFTWRKYGQKEILGSKFPRSYYRCTHQKLYECQAKKQVQRLDQNPNIFEVTYRGDHTCHMSSTALSSVPLQQLLVDITQNNSNTISSQLSPTMNLSLHPGGGSGTAASSGGASASRFGGDYPVVDMADAMFNSRSSSNNSMEFLFSPEDKSDPKIE, from the exons ATGATGGAAGAGGTAATAAATTCGATTCGACGCGCTTGTGTATTGGCCCAAAACCTTGAACAAGACCTACCCAACTTGGCGAACCAACCAGCTATGATGTCCTTGTCCATTGATCAGATAACTGAGGCTTTCAGTGGTGCCAAggaaaagatgttacaattttCCCGACAGAACCAAACTTCGGACGAATCTCCTCCAACGTTGGTTCATGAAACGACACAGCTGCAACCTCAGATGGATGCTACTCTAATGCAGGAATGGCTAAGGTCTAGTCATGCACTAACAATGGATCAGTTGTTTCAAATGCATCAGTTTCATGCTGCAAGGAGTACCCTTCAGATTGGTGAAATGGGAGGGAGAGATGGGGAAGAtaattttgagagaaacaagGGACCTGAAGAAATGCAAGGAATCAACGAATCTTCATCACGACCACGAAGAAG GGAAGCTAATCAAGAGAAGAGAAAAGTGATGGTTCCTGCCCCACAGTTTGGAAACACAGAGATGCCACCGGAGGATGGCTTCACTTGGAGGAAATATGGCCAGAAAGAAATACTTGGCTCCAAGTTCCCAAG GAGTTACTACAGGTGCACACACCAAAAGTTATATGAATGCCAAGCCAAGAAGCAAGTGCAAAGACTTGATCAAAACCCTAACATATTCGAAGTAACATATAGAGGAGACCACACTTGCCACATGTCCTCCACAGCATTATCATCAGTTCCACTTCAACAACTACTTGTGGACATAACACAAAATAACAGTAACACCATTTCCTCCCAATTGTCTCCGACAATGAACCTCAGCCTCCACCCTGGTGGCGGCAGTGGCACTGCTGCCAGCAGTGGTGGAGCCTCCGCTTCAAGATTCGGTGGTGATTATCCTGTGGTGGATATGGCTGATGCTATGTTCAACTCTCGTAGCAGCAGTAATAACAGCATGGAATTTCTCTTCTCTCCCGAAGATAAAAGTGATCCAAAAATTGAATAG